In one Bacteroidota bacterium genomic region, the following are encoded:
- a CDS encoding glycosyltransferase yields MKPLVSICIPAYQQTHFLKMCIDSVLKQTYANFEVIITDDSKDDSVRKLIESYRNPLLQYFHNTPALGNPLNWNSAMERAKGKYIKIMHHDDYFLKEDSLTKMVNAAEKAKVDFVFCNTEVWHQNSDTRRIAKPNSAQLKRLEKDINFLFFKNVIGAPSATLFLNNKKYFNSKFKWLVDVEFYIRYLKAAKFAYVNEALVCTVHEAPGQVTQAVKGTRDVELKENILLFSLLLPQLKQTKNYELFFEYFFRDFEIKKIEELEALTDLSRELKKIFERILNKKDKNVTIKRLIWRLYNSRYNKRYFKLEQF; encoded by the coding sequence ATGAAGCCCTTAGTTTCCATATGTATTCCTGCTTATCAGCAAACACATTTTTTAAAAATGTGTATTGATTCGGTGTTGAAGCAAACATATGCGAATTTTGAAGTGATAATTACCGATGATAGCAAAGATGATTCTGTAAGGAAGTTGATAGAATCATATAGAAATCCACTTTTACAATATTTTCATAACACTCCTGCTTTAGGAAATCCCCTCAATTGGAACTCAGCCATGGAGAGAGCCAAAGGCAAATACATCAAAATTATGCATCACGATGATTATTTTCTTAAGGAAGATAGTTTGACTAAAATGGTGAATGCAGCAGAGAAAGCTAAAGTGGATTTTGTGTTTTGTAATACCGAAGTATGGCATCAAAATAGTGATACACGACGAATTGCCAAGCCTAATTCAGCACAATTAAAACGACTCGAAAAAGATATTAATTTTCTGTTTTTTAAAAATGTAATAGGTGCTCCATCCGCTACTTTATTTTTGAATAATAAAAAGTATTTCAATTCAAAATTCAAATGGTTAGTCGATGTAGAATTCTATATACGTTATTTAAAGGCGGCAAAATTTGCTTATGTAAATGAAGCTTTGGTTTGCACGGTACATGAAGCACCCGGACAAGTTACGCAAGCCGTAAAAGGTACAAGAGATGTTGAATTGAAAGAGAATATTTTATTGTTTTCTTTATTACTGCCACAGTTGAAACAAACTAAAAACTACGAGTTGTTTTTCGAGTATTTTTTCAGGGATTTTGAAATTAAGAAAATAGAAGAACTGGAAGCATTAACTGATTTAAGCAGGGAATTGAAGAAAATATTCGAAAGAATTTTAAACAAAAAGGACAAAAACGTAACCATAAAAAGATTAATTTGGCGTTTATATAACAGCCGTTATAATAAACGTTATTTTAAATTAGAGCAGTTTTAA
- a CDS encoding cation:proton antiporter, which produces MHLPPLITDLALILLGAAVFGILFRFLKQPIVLGYIIAGVIVGPYFKFFPTVAEIESIKTWAEIGVIFLLFNLGLEFSFKKLLKEGSRIIVIALMGVGLTLLSGFLLGKLLGWNNTDSIFMGGILGIASTTIIIRAFQELNVKTQKFTNIVTSVLIVEDLAAVILMVILTTLSISREFEGTELLFSVSKLFFFLVLWFVSGIFFLPSILKFLKNLLNEEILLIFSLALCFALVIMALYAGFSPAFGAFIMGSILAETTKAERIEHLISSLKNLFGAIFFVSVGMLINPNTIIEHIIPVALSVLILIFGKPLFIIIGSVLTGQPLKIAVQTGMSLSQIGEFSFIIASLGLSLKVTSDFLYPVAVAVSVITTFTTPYMIKFSENANNLLQRILPDRWNEIINNYSISTDKLTEISEWRKLIRSTISNSIIFIVIIVTIILINIKFIQPYFWEYKWSRIITAVITIVFISPFLWALSFRRGNKNDYAKMWSIEEYRSPLVTLQLVRILFSIVLIGFLFDSLFSTRTALLGVFITFIALYLFRKRIQKFYGKIEGRFLLNLNERETRYNNKKSHLTPWDTHLSSFKLNSHSPFIGKMLLESEIREKFGVNIAAIDREDITINVPDRFERLYPQDIISVIGTDDQLKKFKDYIEKEEVATNILKAKTEIKLLHFTINTKSVLIGKSIKTSNIRERTKGLVVGVERDGKRILNPESDLIFKENDKVWIVGNEKRILIMAGEKF; this is translated from the coding sequence ATGCATTTACCGCCCTTAATAACTGATTTAGCGCTTATACTTTTAGGCGCTGCTGTATTTGGCATTTTATTTAGATTTCTAAAACAACCGATAGTTCTTGGGTATATTATTGCTGGTGTTATTGTTGGGCCTTATTTCAAATTTTTTCCTACTGTGGCGGAAATTGAAAGCATTAAAACATGGGCTGAAATAGGAGTGATTTTTTTGCTTTTCAATTTAGGCTTGGAATTCAGTTTTAAAAAACTTCTCAAAGAAGGCTCTCGCATTATTGTGATAGCGCTTATGGGTGTTGGCTTAACACTTTTATCAGGATTTTTGCTTGGAAAACTTTTGGGGTGGAATAATACTGACAGTATTTTCATGGGAGGAATATTAGGTATTGCATCGACTACAATAATTATAAGGGCCTTTCAGGAACTAAATGTTAAAACACAAAAATTCACCAATATAGTTACCAGTGTTCTTATTGTAGAAGATCTTGCTGCTGTTATTTTAATGGTAATATTAACCACTCTATCTATTAGCCGTGAATTTGAAGGCACAGAATTGCTATTTTCTGTCTCAAAATTATTTTTCTTTCTTGTTCTCTGGTTTGTTTCAGGCATTTTCTTCTTACCATCCATTTTAAAGTTCTTGAAGAACTTGCTTAATGAAGAGATTCTTTTAATTTTTTCCCTTGCCTTGTGTTTTGCATTAGTAATTATGGCTCTGTACGCCGGATTCTCACCTGCATTTGGCGCATTCATTATGGGATCCATTCTCGCGGAAACTACAAAAGCCGAAAGAATCGAACATTTAATCTCTTCTCTTAAGAACCTATTCGGCGCTATATTCTTTGTATCAGTTGGCATGTTAATTAACCCCAACACTATCATAGAGCACATTATTCCTGTTGCTCTTTCTGTTCTTATTTTGATTTTTGGAAAACCACTTTTTATAATTATAGGATCTGTTTTAACCGGACAGCCTTTAAAAATCGCTGTTCAAACAGGAATGTCCCTTTCACAAATAGGTGAGTTTTCCTTCATTATAGCTTCACTTGGATTAAGCTTAAAAGTTACAAGCGATTTTCTATATCCTGTTGCGGTTGCGGTTTCAGTTATCACCACATTCACTACTCCTTATATGATTAAGTTTTCAGAGAATGCAAATAATTTACTGCAGAGAATTCTGCCTGATAGATGGAATGAGATAATTAATAATTATAGCATCAGTACAGATAAACTTACAGAAATCAGTGAGTGGCGAAAATTAATAAGAAGTACAATTAGTAATTCCATTATTTTTATTGTTATTATCGTTACTATTATACTTATTAATATAAAATTCATACAACCCTATTTTTGGGAATATAAATGGAGTCGTATAATTACTGCCGTAATAACAATAGTTTTTATTTCGCCTTTCTTATGGGCACTTTCGTTCAGGCGCGGAAACAAAAACGATTACGCCAAAATGTGGAGTATAGAAGAATATAGAAGTCCTTTAGTTACTTTGCAACTTGTCAGAATACTATTCTCGATTGTATTGATAGGTTTTCTATTTGATAGCTTATTTTCAACGAGAACTGCTTTACTTGGTGTATTTATAACTTTTATCGCTTTGTATTTATTCAGAAAAAGGATTCAGAAGTTTTATGGTAAAATTGAAGGGCGTTTTCTTTTAAACCTAAACGAACGAGAAACACGATACAATAACAAAAAATCACACTTAACACCTTGGGATACGCATCTTTCATCATTTAAACTGAACTCTCATTCGCCATTTATCGGAAAGATGCTATTAGAGTCTGAAATTCGGGAAAAATTTGGGGTAAACATTGCTGCAATTGATAGAGAAGACATTACTATAAACGTACCAGACAGGTTTGAACGTTTGTATCCACAAGACATTATTTCAGTTATTGGCACTGATGATCAATTAAAAAAATTTAAAGATTATATAGAAAAAGAAGAAGTTGCTACAAATATTCTTAAAGCCAAAACAGAGATAAAACTTCTTCATTTCACTATAAATACAAAATCAGTTTTGATTGGAAAAAGCATTAAGACATCTAACATCCGTGAGAGAACAAAAGGACTTGTTGTAGGAGTGGAAAGAGATGGAAAAAGAATTCTTAATCCTGAATCGGATTTAATTTTTAAGGAAAACGACAAAGTTTGGATTGTTGGTAATGAAAAAAGAATTTTAATTATGGCAGGAGAAAAGTTTTAA
- a CDS encoding alpha-1,2-fucosyltransferase translates to MIIVKLMGGLGNQMFQYAAGRCLAHLHKTELKLDLSYLEADPQNKYTKRHYALDVFNIHATIATEGDVKPFLPLYRNKYHSTLQRKLPILFSKIVANESGHAFMKEFYSFPAKTYLNGFWQSELYFQSVREILLNEFTIKQEPDAANSALAEKIKSLTAVSLHIRRGDYVNNKEAAAFHGSCSLAYYHQAISYIKTVCESAHLFVFSDDVAWAKANLNSILPVTYIDINTEKPHYDIWLMSLCKHHIIANSSFSWWGAWLNPYANKLVIAPTQWFAGVEAHSHNIYPENWIIM, encoded by the coding sequence ATGATTATTGTCAAATTAATGGGCGGACTGGGTAACCAGATGTTTCAATACGCGGCGGGGCGTTGTTTGGCTCATTTACACAAAACTGAACTAAAATTGGATTTGTCTTATTTGGAAGCAGATCCTCAAAACAAATACACGAAGCGGCATTATGCTTTGGATGTGTTTAATATTCATGCAACAATAGCTACAGAAGGTGATGTTAAACCGTTTCTTCCCCTATATCGTAACAAATATCATAGTACTTTACAGCGTAAGCTGCCTATATTGTTTTCAAAAATTGTCGCCAATGAAAGCGGACATGCGTTTATGAAGGAGTTCTACAGTTTTCCTGCCAAAACCTATTTAAATGGTTTTTGGCAATCGGAATTGTATTTTCAATCGGTGAGGGAAATTCTCTTAAATGAATTTACAATCAAGCAAGAACCGGATGCTGCAAACTCGGCATTGGCAGAAAAAATAAAATCGCTTACCGCGGTGAGTTTACATATTCGAAGAGGCGATTATGTAAACAATAAAGAAGCTGCTGCCTTTCATGGCAGTTGTTCTTTAGCGTATTACCATCAAGCTATTTCGTATATAAAGACCGTTTGTGAGTCGGCACATCTTTTTGTGTTTTCGGATGATGTTGCTTGGGCAAAAGCAAATCTAAACTCTATTCTTCCGGTTACCTACATTGATATTAACACAGAGAAGCCACACTACGATATTTGGTTAATGAGTTTGTGTAAACATCATATCATTGCTAATAGCAGTTTCAGTTGGTGGGGTGCGTGGCTTAACCCATATGCCAATAAATTGGTAATTGCTCCAACTCAATGGTTTGCAGGTGTGGAGGCTCATTCGCACAATATTTATCCCGAAAATTGGATAATCATGTAA
- a CDS encoding AsmA family protein: protein MTDMNEKPKKSLIKRILKWTGITFLLLIILIIAAPFLFKDKIVALVKEEANNNLNAKVDFGDFDLTLISTFPDFHFVIKDVRIVGINEFEKDTLAYIGELSTNINLKSVLSGDKYQINSVVIDKARIKAVVLHDGKANWDIAKASADTTTTTEAPSEPTKFALQLKQFKISDTYIVYDDKQGDMYGRLEGFNYELKGDFTQDVFVMENLLDIAKTTYNMGGVGYLTDVHIHSKADLDMDMPNMKFTFKENELSLNDLTLGFDGVITMPTDDIGLDVTFKAKQTEFKSILSLIPVVYSKDFAGLKTSGKLALNGYAKGTYNDKQYPAFGVELTVADGMFKYPSLPKSVNNVNIDVKVKNPTGVLDATTIDVNKFHVEMGGNPVDLWAHVATPISDPNIDAQVKAKIVLATVKEFIPLEKGDEMNGTITADIEMAGRMSSIEKKEYEKFKAQGVLEIAGMNYKSSTLPYEVLLNMIKFNFTNQFVELAGFDAKMGNTDIQASGKIENFMEYVFKDSLITGHFNMTSNVIDLNQLMGPEEATPTETTAAAPTSTAATGVIEVPGNIDFVLNAKMGKIIYTNLNLENVAGNIVVRKKKVDMTNLKLNVLGGAMLLNGYYETTNPTKPKANFTLKLDNFDIQTTFNAFNSVQKLAPIGKYAKGMFSAVIEDFDMVLNDKMEPDLNTAHMHGKLKTNKVSVGGYEPFVKLGDALKIEQLKNLDFQNMDVSFEMKDGRVETKPFDVKVNQINTNISGSTGLDETIDYKWKMEIPRAMFGAQANSALNSLMAQANQAAGTNVSLGEKVKVNINFGGTVSKPTIKTGLKDGDKPAVEQVKEQVVAAVVDKANEEAQKILDDAKAQVEKMRAETQAQVDKYKAEGYAAADKQVEQATNPIAKIAAKKAAELAKKEVDKQAQKMVDESEKRCQKTLDDAKIKADETANKQKK, encoded by the coding sequence ATGACAGACATGAACGAAAAGCCGAAAAAGAGCTTGATAAAGCGCATTTTGAAATGGACAGGAATTACGTTCCTTTTATTAATCATTTTAATTATTGCAGCACCATTTTTGTTTAAAGATAAAATTGTTGCTCTTGTAAAAGAGGAAGCTAATAATAATTTAAATGCAAAAGTTGATTTCGGCGATTTTGATTTAACCCTCATCAGTACGTTTCCTGATTTTCATTTTGTAATTAAAGATGTACGAATTGTTGGTATCAACGAATTTGAGAAGGATACATTGGCTTATATTGGAGAGTTAAGCACCAACATCAATTTGAAAAGTGTTTTAAGCGGCGATAAATATCAGATTAATTCAGTGGTGATCGATAAAGCCCGAATTAAAGCGGTGGTGTTACATGATGGTAAAGCGAATTGGGATATTGCTAAGGCAAGTGCCGATACTACTACCACTACTGAAGCTCCAAGTGAGCCAACAAAATTTGCATTGCAGCTAAAGCAATTTAAGATTAGCGATACATATATTGTTTACGATGATAAACAAGGTGACATGTATGGAAGATTAGAAGGGTTTAATTACGAATTGAAAGGTGATTTTACACAGGATGTTTTTGTGATGGAGAATTTACTTGATATCGCTAAAACAACTTATAACATGGGCGGTGTTGGTTATTTAACAGATGTACATATTCATTCTAAAGCCGATTTAGACATGGATATGCCGAACATGAAATTTACATTTAAAGAAAATGAATTAAGTTTAAATGATTTGACTTTAGGATTTGATGGTGTTATTACCATGCCAACGGATGACATTGGCTTAGATGTTACTTTCAAAGCTAAACAAACGGAATTCAAATCTATTTTATCTTTAATTCCTGTTGTTTACTCCAAAGACTTTGCTGGATTAAAAACATCGGGTAAACTCGCTTTAAACGGATACGCAAAAGGTACCTATAATGATAAGCAATATCCAGCTTTCGGTGTAGAGTTAACTGTTGCCGATGGTATGTTTAAATATCCTTCTTTACCGAAATCAGTGAACAATGTAAACATTGATGTGAAAGTGAAAAATCCTACCGGTGTACTGGATGCTACAACAATTGATGTCAATAAATTTCATGTAGAAATGGGAGGGAATCCTGTTGATTTATGGGCACATGTTGCTACGCCAATTTCAGATCCGAATATTGATGCACAAGTGAAAGCGAAAATTGTTTTGGCAACTGTAAAAGAATTTATTCCGCTTGAAAAGGGTGATGAAATGAATGGAACCATTACCGCAGATATAGAGATGGCCGGACGAATGAGTTCAATTGAGAAGAAGGAATACGAAAAATTTAAAGCGCAGGGGGTACTTGAAATTGCGGGTATGAATTATAAAAGTTCAACATTACCGTATGAAGTTTTGTTGAATATGATCAAGTTTAATTTTACCAATCAATTTGTAGAGTTAGCAGGCTTTGATGCTAAAATGGGTAATACAGATATTCAAGCTAGCGGTAAGATTGAAAATTTCATGGAGTATGTATTTAAGGATTCATTAATCACCGGGCATTTTAATATGACCTCTAACGTGATTGACTTAAACCAATTAATGGGTCCTGAAGAAGCAACGCCAACCGAAACAACTGCGGCTGCGCCAACTTCAACTGCCGCAACGGGTGTTATTGAGGTGCCGGGTAATATCGATTTTGTTTTGAACGCGAAAATGGGAAAGATAATTTATACCAACCTTAATTTGGAAAACGTAGCCGGTAATATTGTGGTTCGTAAGAAAAAAGTAGACATGACGAATTTAAAACTGAATGTACTTGGTGGCGCTATGCTATTGAATGGTTATTATGAAACAACGAATCCAACCAAGCCTAAAGCAAACTTTACTTTGAAGTTGGATAACTTCGATATTCAAACAACATTCAATGCGTTTAATTCAGTACAAAAATTGGCACCTATCGGTAAATATGCAAAAGGTATGTTCTCGGCAGTTATCGAAGATTTTGACATGGTGTTAAATGATAAAATGGAGCCGGATTTGAATACCGCGCACATGCATGGTAAATTAAAAACTAATAAAGTGAGTGTTGGAGGATATGAACCTTTCGTAAAATTGGGAGATGCTTTAAAGATTGAGCAATTAAAAAATCTTGATTTCCAGAATATGGATGTGTCGTTTGAAATGAAAGACGGTAGGGTTGAGACAAAACCATTTGATGTAAAGGTAAACCAAATCAATACTAACATTAGCGGAAGTACCGGTTTGGATGAAACCATCGATTATAAATGGAAAATGGAAATTCCGCGCGCTATGTTTGGTGCACAAGCCAATAGTGCTTTAAATAGTTTAATGGCACAAGCTAATCAAGCTGCCGGAACAAATGTTAGTTTAGGAGAGAAAGTAAAAGTAAACATCAACTTTGGCGGTACGGTTAGTAAGCCTACCATTAAAACCGGACTAAAAGACGGGGATAAACCCGCTGTTGAGCAAGTGAAAGAACAAGTGGTGGCTGCCGTGGTAGATAAAGCTAACGAAGAAGCACAGAAAATTTTAGATGATGCTAAAGCACAGGTTGAGAAAATGAGAGCAGAAACCCAAGCTCAAGTGGATAAATACAAAGCGGAAGGTTATGCCGCAGCTGACAAACAAGTAGAACAAGCTACTAATCCTATTGCTAAGATTGCAGCCAAGAAAGCGGCAGAATTAGCGAAGAAGGAGGTTGATAAGCAAGCGCAAAAGATGGTGGATGAGAGCGAAAAGCGTTGTCAGAAAACATTGGATGATGCGAAAATAAAAGCCGATGAAACGGCTAATAAACAAAAGAAATAG